A segment of the Candidatus Omnitrophota bacterium genome:
AAAAAGGGAATTAAATTTCCTTTTGCGAGTGATTGGAATTGGTTTCCGGATCCCGAACAGCCGCCTACCTGGCAGGGGAATCAGAGTGTTCAGCCCTGGTATAAAGGTTTTAATGAAGAAAACGCATTTTCTCTTGATACGGCGCTGAACCGGGGGCGGGCGGATTATTTCTGCCAGTATATGATAGAGAATAAAATGCTGCACAGCACTCACTGGAATGAGGGTGGTTCGGGCTATGCCGCGCTTGATAAGCGGTGGAGATTCTATGAATCGGGCAAATATATGGCGGGAGTAAAATATAAAGGCCCCTTAACGGCGCAGTGTTCTTACAGCAGTGAGCGCGGAAAATTCTCGGAATTCTGGAATTACAAGACAAAGTCAGACGAATATTGTTTTCTCGCGAGATGGGATTTTGGACAGGCATATATAGGCGCTAAAGCGCTGACAATTAAAAACAGTATCCCTGCGGATTTTGATGTGTATGAAACCTTTGATCCTTACCGGATAAATTATTATTACGGTAAATCAAAAAGCTACAGTGAATGGAAGGAATACTGGGCCATCGGGAATTTCCAAGGGCAGAGTTATACCCTCAAATTTGTCGGCAAAATGTACCCTGAGGAAAAGATAAAAGAAGCGGTTATAACCGCTGAAAAGAATATCTCCATTTTCGTCTTTAAATTTTCACCGCAGTATTTTTCAGACGGAGTGAAAGATTATTTGTGCAGTTCTGTATCTATGGGGATCAAAAAAGGCGGTTTTACGCTTGAAGCCGGAGCGGGGATGTCGCCCGGCGATTTTGCGTTGATAGATGAGAGTGATAGAAGGGAAGATTTTTTGTATAATGAATCCGGATGGGATTCAGGTTATGAGTTTCTTAAAAAACGGGAGAAAATATGGCTAAGAGCTGTTTTAAGTTTCTGACGGTCATTCTTATTTTTTCATCTTGCAGTTTGACATGGGTCAAAGAAAGGATTCCTCCTCCCTCCCTTCAGGCGGACGGTAAAGTTCTTTTCCGTCTTGACGCGCCGTCGGCCAAAACCGTTTTTGTCGCGGGAGACTTCAACGGCTGGGAATATAATGTTTCGGGACAACGGGCTATCGCTCTTAAGAAAAATAAATACGGTGGGTGGGAAGCTCTTGCCGATATTCCCTCGGGGAGATATACATATAAGTATGTGCTTGATTCCTACACGTGGATTCTTGACCCGCACAACCCTCTTACCGTTGATGATGGCACGGGCAATGTTAATTCGCTTTTAATTGTGAAGTGAATGTTGTACAATGCCGACAGGCTACAGTGTCTTTTTGTCGTTTGTTTTGAGTTTGATGGGGGATAAAATGAAATCCAAATTGTCTTTTGCCTGCGTGTTCCTTTTGCTTGCCGCCTGCGCTCCTCTTCCGAAAGATGCTGTTTTATCTCAGGGGGGAGGGAATCCGGTCATTACCGCAAACGGGGTGAAATTTGTTTATAGCGGAACGGCGAATAAAGTTGTTATCGCGGGAAGTTTTAACAACTGGTCGCAGGACGCCAATCCCCTCTCAAAAAAGGGGAAGGACGGTTGGGAGACGGTCTTGAAGTTGCCTGCCGGTTCACATCAGTACAAGTTTGTTGTCGACGGAAACTGGATGGCTGATCCCGCCAATCCCAATACGGCTGACGATGGCGTCGGCGGTGTAAATTCCGTCGTTGCTGTCAGCGGCGCGGTTTCTTCCGAAGCGGCGAAGTCTGTTTCCGCCGCTCAGGCCCCTAAGCAGGTTAAGGGCGGAATTCTTTTTACATGCTCCGCGTCTGGCGCTAATAAAGTTGTTGTCGCGGGAAGTTTCAATAACTGGTCGCAGGACGCTAATCCCCTGAGCAAAAATTCCGCGGGCATATGGTCGGTGATTGTGCCTTTGGGTTCCGGCTCGCATCAGTATAAGTTCGTTGTCGACGGAAACTGGGTGACGGATCCCGCCAACTCAAATACAGCCGACGACGGGGTTGGTGGCGTAAATTCCGTCGTTGCTGTCAGCGGCGCGGTTTCTTCCGAAGCGGCGAAGTCTGTTTCCGCCGCTCAGGCCCCTAAGCAGGTTAAGGGCGGGACTCTTTTTACATGTTCCGCGCCAGGCGCTAATAAAGTTGTTGTCGCGGGAAGTTTCAATAACTGGTCGCAGGACGCCAATCGCATGAGCAAAAATTCCGCGGGCATATGGTCGGTGATTGTGCCATTGGGTTCCGGCTCATATCAGTATAAGTTTGTTGTTGACGGCAATTGGATAACAGATCCTTCCAATCCCGCTTCGTCGGACGATGGCCTCGGCGGTAGTAATTCTGTTATAACCCTGCCGTGACGGATCAGAAATTAAAACGCCAAAAGAAAGTAAACAGCAAAGGGAGGCTTAACTGTGGCTGAAGTTGTCTTAAAAAATATCGCGAAGATTTATGAAGGTGATGTCGTGGGATGCAAGGATATTAACCTGCATATAAAGGATAAGGAATTTTGCGTTCTTGTGGGGCCTTCCGGATGCGGAAAATCCACGACACTGAGACTGATAGCCGGACTTGAAGAAATCACCGCCGGCGAATTATCCATTGGCGACCGGATAGTGAATGATGTTCATCCGAAGGAAAGAGATATAGCGATGGTGTTTCAGAATTACGCTCTTTATCCTCATATGAAAGTGTGGGACAATCTCGCTTTTGGTCTGAAGCTGAGAAAATATCCGGCGGATGAGATAAAAAAAAGGGTGACCGAAGCGGCGAGGATTCTGGAAATAGAACATCTGCTTGACCGTAGGCCCAAAGCTTTGAGCGGAGGGCAGAGGCAGCGCGTGGCGCTGGGCCGGGCGATAGTCAGAAAACCGAAAGTTTTTCTTTTTGACGAGCCTCTCTCGAATCTTGACGCTAAACTCAGGGTGCAGATGCGCGTTGAAATTAAAAAACTGCATGCGAAACTTCAGATAACCTCAATTTATGTCACGCATGATCAGGTTGAGGCCATGACGATGGGAGACAGAATTGTCGTGATGAAAGACGGTTATATTCAGCAGGTTGACGATCCCATGAAACTTTACGAACAGCCCGTTTCAAAATTTGTGGCCGGTTTTATAGGCTCACCTCCGATAAATTTAATAAAAGTAAAAATTTCCCGCGATGGCGAAAGATTTTTAATAAGCGAAGCCGCCGCCGGCGGGTTTAAGCTGAAATACACCCCTAAGGGAAGGGATTTTCTCGCGGCGTTTTCCGGTAAGAATTTAATTATGGGCATCCGTCCGGAGAATATAATAGACAGGATTTACGCGGGCGTAAAAGAGGCGGAAAATACCGTGCCTGTCGTCGTGGAAGCGGAAGAGCCAATGGGAAGCGAAAATTATGTTCATCTCAAAACCGCGGGAGGAGCGGAAGTTGTGATGAAAACAGAAGGTTCAAACAGGGTGAAACCCGGAGACAGGCTTGAATTGATTTTCAACGCTGAAAAGATACATTTTTTCCACCCCGGTACGGAGAAGAGAATAAATGAAAATTAACAGCAGAAAAACCCACGACAATCTTACCGCATATCTGTTTCTTGCGCCTTTTCTTGTGGTTTTCTTTGTGTTTCTCGCGTATCCCGTCGTATATTCACTGGTGCTGAGCCTGCATAAGGTGAGCTGGACAACAAATCTGTATAATGTTTTTTCGGACATGAAGTATGTCGGGGTTGAAAATTACATAAAACTTTTGCATGATTCAAAGTTCTGGTGGTCGCTGATTGTGACGGGTTATTACGCCGTACTGACGATCCCGATGACTGTGTTCCTGGGGTTGATACTGGCGATACTGCTTAATAATAAACTTCCGGGAGTTTCTCTTTTCAGGAGCGCTTATTTTCTTCCCAGCGTTCTGGATATCCTGGTTGTGGGCATTATCTGGACACTCATATACAGCCCGCATTTCGGTATTCTTCCGAAAATTCTGGATTCCATGGGCTTCCGGGCTTTTATAGACAAAGGTATTTTGGCAAATCCGCGGACAGCTTTACCCGGAGTGGCGATTGCGATGGTTCTAAGGGGCGCGGGTTTCGGCATGATACTGTTTCTTTCAGCCATACAGAATATTCCTGTTTC
Coding sequences within it:
- the ugpC gene encoding sn-glycerol-3-phosphate ABC transporter ATP-binding protein UgpC, with protein sequence MAEVVLKNIAKIYEGDVVGCKDINLHIKDKEFCVLVGPSGCGKSTTLRLIAGLEEITAGELSIGDRIVNDVHPKERDIAMVFQNYALYPHMKVWDNLAFGLKLRKYPADEIKKRVTEAARILEIEHLLDRRPKALSGGQRQRVALGRAIVRKPKVFLFDEPLSNLDAKLRVQMRVEIKKLHAKLQITSIYVTHDQVEAMTMGDRIVVMKDGYIQQVDDPMKLYEQPVSKFVAGFIGSPPINLIKVKISRDGERFLISEAAAGGFKLKYTPKGRDFLAAFSGKNLIMGIRPENIIDRIYAGVKEAENTVPVVVEAEEPMGSENYVHLKTAGGAEVVMKTEGSNRVKPGDRLELIFNAEKIHFFHPGTEKRINEN
- a CDS encoding sugar ABC transporter permease → MKINSRKTHDNLTAYLFLAPFLVVFFVFLAYPVVYSLVLSLHKVSWTTNLYNVFSDMKYVGVENYIKLLHDSKFWWSLIVTGYYAVLTIPMTVFLGLILAILLNNKLPGVSLFRSAYFLPSVLDILVVGIIWTLIYSPHFGILPKILDSMGFRAFIDKGILANPRTALPGVAIAMVLRGAGFGMILFLSAIQNIPVSVYEAADIDGANAWQKLIFITIPLVKPIILFLVIMGTIGSLNAFTEIYSMTQGGPYVVEFMGGIQGATKVSGYYLFEKWETMNYGYAAAVSYILLVITLGISLVNAKVMRKKH